The Deinococcus aestuarii genomic interval AGCCGCTCGTCGAGGGGCCAGTCCCCGAAGCGCTCGCCCGCCTCGCGGTAGGACAGCGGGGCCAGGTCGATGTCGAGCGTCTGTCGCCCGTGCAGGGGGTTGCGCTCGGCGAGCAATTCGGCCATGAAGCTGATGCTCGACCCGCACAGCACCAGCTTGAGGGGCAGGCCCGTGGCCTGAATCCGGTCCCAGGCCCCCTGGATGAGCGAGGGGAGGGCGGGCTCGGCGTCGGCGAGGTACGGGAATTCGTCGAGCACGACCGTGAGGCCGGGCCGGGTGCGGGCCTGCTCGGCCAGATAGGCCAGCAGCGCCGGCCAGGTGCTGAGCCCGGCCAGCACGGGATCATCTCCAAGGGCGGTGACAACGGCCTGCCGGAAGAGGGCCAGGTTGTCGGCGGCGGTGAGGCGGCTGGCCTGGTAGTAGACCGAGGGCCGGTCCCGCAGACTGTGCAGCAGCAGGGTGGACTTGCCGACCCGTCTCCGCCCCCGCACGACAATCAATGAGGGACGGGGACGGCCATACTCCCGTTCGAGCAGGGTCAACTCCTGACGGCGTCCCAGAAACACGAGTCAGTATAACAAAAATTAGCCTAATCTCAATTAGGTACAAGGGGGCTGATCCCTTGAAGATATCCATGAGGCGCAACGGAAGGCTGGTCCTCAGGTCCTGTTCCGAGTGGCCCAAGGGCTTTGCCCCCGAGGAGTACCACGGCGGCGTGCGCCGTCTCCCGCTGCCCGTCGACGTCCATCCCGGGGCGCTGCTGGCCTGGGTGCGGGACCACCTTCCCCTGTTCGAACGCCTGCACGCCGGGCTCGAGCTTGTCCAGGACGGAACGAACGTGGTGGGCCAGCTGACGGAGGATGCCGGGCAGGCCGAGGCAACCCGTGCAGGTGCAGGGCGCCGACGAGGCAGGGGTAGGCATAGGGGAAGCGCAACTGCACTTTCAGGAGGTCCCCGGCCTCCGCGTTGACTTCGGCTGGGTCCCCACGTCCACCAAGCGGTACACCCCGCGCTGGGGCCGCTCGATCACCCCCTGCCGCAACAATCAGGTGAGGGTCACGCCCGGCACGCCTGCCCGCGCCGCGTCCCGTGAGGTCAGGTACCCGCCGTGGTGGGCGAACAGTTCGAGCACCGGTTCCGCCCCTTCACCTGCCATGTTCATAAGTGTAGGAAGTAAAGCTTGACCGTCCTACAGTTTTGAACATCCCCGCTGCTCTGCGCCCGACCCAGAGTTAAGGTGTGTTATCTATGGGGTCATGACACTCGACGTGTACCGGGGCTCAGCCCTCGACCGGGCCAAGGGCTGGGGTGACCTGCTGCCTGAAGAGAGGAGACGCCGGGCAGTCGAGGCGGCAAGGGACCGGGACGGGGAGGCCCTGTGGAGTCTGACCGAGGCGTACCTCACCCTGCACGGAGCGAGCGGGACGGCGACCAGCCCCCGGACCTTGAAGGCCTACCGCTGGGCGGTCGGGCGGTTCCTAGCGTATGTGGGGGAGCAGGCGGTGAACCTGCTGCGAATGACGACCGAGGATGGAGTTCGTTTTGTCCGGACGGTCGAGGCGGGGGGGCTGAGTCCGGCGAGTACCCGGGTGCAGCTCGCGGGGGTGCGGCTGTTCTATAAGGCGTTACGCTGGGCGGAGGCGAGTCAGGCTGCTCCGTTCTCCGACGTGCAGCCGGTTCGCGACAAGACGGCAGCGTGGGACAAGCGCTCCCCCTACAGCGAAGCGGAGGTGCGGGCGTTGTTGGACGCGGCCGAGCCCCGAATGCAGGCCCTGCTGCTGCTGTGCGCGCATGGCGGCCTTCGAATCAGCGAAGCCCTAGCTTTGCAGTGGGCGGACGTCAACCTCGCCGCACGCGAACTGATAGTGCGCTCGGGCAAGGGTGGGAAGCGACGCAAGGTCGTGTTCGGGGAGAGCCTCCGGGCAGCCCTGGCCTCCTTGCCTCGTGGGGAAGCCGTGATCGGGGGCAGCTACCCGGCGGCGGTGGAGCGGCTCCAGCGGTTGTGCGGTCGGGCGGGCGTCTCCTACCGGGGGCACCACGCCCTGCGGCACTATGCCGGGACGCGGCTGATGCGGGAGGGCGCGACCCTCGATGACGTGGCCCGGCACCTGGGCCACTCCGCGCTGGAGACGGCGCGCATCTACGCCAAGTGGAGTGAGGAGGGACTGAGGCGGCGGCTCTCCGGCTGGTGATCGCCGATATGAGTGTTTGGTTGCCTCTGGGCAAGAGCAGAGGCAACCAAGACCCAGGCCGCCCGAGTCGAGTGCCTCGTCTATGGGCGTGAGCGCTTATGGGGGCTACGACTCACGCCCAAAGCTTTGGCCTGGTTGATCTGGCGCGATCCGGAAAAGCTGAGCCCGGAGGAACACCAGGTTCTGTCCGCACTGACGGAGAAACTGCCTGCGTTGGCTTCGGTGGGTGAACTGACCCACCGCTTTGTGCATGCGGTACGCGAGAAATGCGTGCAGGACGTGGAAGCGTGGCTTTTGCAGGCCAAGGAGAATGAGAGCTGTGAAATGCAGGTCTTCGCGGCGAGCTTGGAGCGGGACAAGGTGGCCTGCTGGCCGTGATGAAGGAGGGTAAGGAGAGCCTACGGCGTCTTACGCAGACTGACGTGCCAGCGCCGTAGAGTTTGAGCAGGGGGACGTCATGCAAGACCCATACCTGGCGCTGATTAAAGAGCAGGGCGGAAGCTGGCAGGCTAGCTTTCCCGATCTGCCCGACCTGCACGTGGGGGCTGAGAGTGAGGACGCTCTGCGCGGGAAGCTGCCCGAGGCCTTACGCGACCACCTGCATGAGATGGCGGCGAATGACTTCCAGCCGCCTTCGCCCTCAGCACCTGAGCCGTCTGCCCCCGCGGTATTCATGTGGGTGTGCCCAGCTCTCGACGCTTTCCAGGAGAAACCTAGCGAGAAGCTGCTGGATTTCTCGAAGGCGGAATTCGACCGGGTGCTGGCGAATGCCAAGGTCGCCGAGGAGCGGGCACGACAGAATGGAGTCGTCGCCCTGGCGACCATCCCGATCCTGAGCTTCCTGAAAACCTCGAACATTCAAGACCTCGACCGGCTTCTGTTCGCCGCCTGCTTCATTCTGATCCTGGTGGTGGTGTACCTGACGGCGCTCGCCGTTCAGAACCAGAAGGTCCAGGGGATGGGATGGAGTGTCGCCGAGCTGGAAACGGAGATTGAGGCGGTATACAAAGGGTGTAAGACGTATCGGGATCTTCTGAGACTTCGCCGTTCGCGTTGTACTCCTGAGCTCAAAGCGCCAAGGTCGTGATGTTGCGCCCCCTTGTACATCTGCCCGCAGGCGAAAGGTCTTGACCCAGCCGACTTCTTCGGCCTGACAGTTGCCGCTCCAGGGACGCTTGGGTTCGCAAGCGGTAATGTGGACGTTGCCAGCGACGGAAAGCCCGGGCTACCCGTTCTGCCGCGTTATTCGTTCCCTGCCAGGACAGCTCGCTCAGGAAGGGCACCAGTTGTTCAAACTTCCCCGCCAGCCGTTTCACCAACCCACTCAGCACGGCATCTGCGTGGAAGCGCGGGTCTTTTGACCATTCCTCAAAGCGTGCTCGGCTCTCAGCGACGGTTGGGCGGCTGCCATCTTGACAGCGCCACAGGCCGTACCAGCCCTCAATCAGGGCCCGAACGGTTCGCATCGATTCTCCCAGCGGGGAATCCAACACCACAGCAAACCGAGTGCGCTGCTCATCCGTCCAGCGAGCCGCCTGGCCCAGCAGCCATCCCTTATGCCCCAACAAGCTGTTCCGCACCTGCCCCACTTGCTCCCAGGACGCCCACCCCTCCGGGGGTGGGCTCAGTATGACCGCCGGTTGAACCGCGCCCGGATCAACTTCAGGCGGTCGTGGTCCTGCCAACCACTTCTTGACGGTGTTGATGCCATGTCCGGTCATGCGCACGATGGCGCCTTGCGACAATCCGGCCTCGCGTAGCCGGAAGACGCGTTCTAGCCCCAAGCACCCGAGAACAGCCGTCAAGGCGTCACGATACGGAGAAGCCCCGGCTGTGCGTCAAGGCCGCACCACCCTCTTGCATCTGGTCTCGGCGTCCAAGCTCAGCTCAGTGCGTTCTCGAGGACGCGGCGATGGCGGCACAGCCAGGCGGCGGCACGCGCCCGCCAGGCCAGGCCCCACAGTAATTTCGGGGTGGCCGCCCCGCCTTCCGGCCCGATCCTCGCCTCGTCGGCCTCGTTCGCCGTGTCATGCACAACGAATTCGATCATCAGCTCCACGAACCCCCTCCGCTGCGCGGCGGAGAGGCCGTAGGCGTCCACCATCGCGCGCAACTGGCGGGCGCGCTCCCGAAGCGGAGGCAGCCCTTCGAGTTCCGCCACCAGATCGTCGTGCAGCTTGGCGTTCAGCCAGCACGCCTGCGCCAGTTCCACCCGGGGATCAACGGGACCGGCGCGCTCCCAGTCGATCAGGGCGACAGGACGACCCTGACGGGCCACGATGTTCCATGGGGCCACGTCGCCGTGCCCGATGACCCGCGCCCCTTCCCCCAGGGCGCGGCCGAACCAGGGAAACCAGACGGCGTCCCGCGGTGGATGGAAGCTGGCCGTGACGTCGTGGAGTTGACGCAGCAGGGTCCCGACCGCAGCGGCGCCCTCCAGGCTCCACGGGCCGGGATGCGTGAACTCGCCCTCGATATAGGTGAGGATTTCGCGCCCTTGCGCGTCGAAGCCCGTACCCACGACCCGGGGAGCGCCCTGGAAGCCGTTGTCCTGGAGGTGCCCGAGCAGGGCATGGACGCTGGCCGCCCAGGGCCCGGTTTCCTTGACGACGGTGTCGCCACAGCGATACACGGCGACGGGGTGGTAAACACTCGTCTCCCGCAGGGGGTGCAGCGCAGGACCCTGGGCGGTCTCGCTGGACCTCAAGCTGTCATCGCCAGAGGCGTTCACGGCTTCTACTCTACCCTTGGGCGCATAAAGGGCTATGACCTGGAGAGC includes:
- a CDS encoding phosphotransferase, which translates into the protein MNASGDDSLRSSETAQGPALHPLRETSVYHPVAVYRCGDTVVKETGPWAASVHALLGHLQDNGFQGAPRVVGTGFDAQGREILTYIEGEFTHPGPWSLEGAAAVGTLLRQLHDVTASFHPPRDAVWFPWFGRALGEGARVIGHGDVAPWNIVARQGRPVALIDWERAGPVDPRVELAQACWLNAKLHDDLVAELEGLPPLRERARQLRAMVDAYGLSAAQRRGFVELMIEFVVHDTANEADEARIGPEGGAATPKLLWGLAWRARAAAWLCRHRRVLENALS
- a CDS encoding type IV toxin-antitoxin system AbiEi family antitoxin domain-containing protein, encoding MAGEGAEPVLELFAHHGGYLTSRDAARAGVPGVTLT
- a CDS encoding type II toxin-antitoxin system HicB family antitoxin, translating into MQDPYLALIKEQGGSWQASFPDLPDLHVGAESEDALRGKLPEALRDHLHEMAANDFQPPSPSAPEPSAPAVFMWVCPALDAFQEKPSEKLLDFSKAEFDRVLANAKVAEERARQNGVVALATIPILSFLKTSNIQDLDRLLFAACFILILVVVYLTALAVQNQKVQGMGWSVAELETEIEAVYKGCKTYRDLLRLRRSRCTPELKAPRS
- a CDS encoding tyrosine-type recombinase/integrase; the protein is MTLDVYRGSALDRAKGWGDLLPEERRRRAVEAARDRDGEALWSLTEAYLTLHGASGTATSPRTLKAYRWAVGRFLAYVGEQAVNLLRMTTEDGVRFVRTVEAGGLSPASTRVQLAGVRLFYKALRWAEASQAAPFSDVQPVRDKTAAWDKRSPYSEAEVRALLDAAEPRMQALLLLCAHGGLRISEALALQWADVNLAARELIVRSGKGGKRRKVVFGESLRAALASLPRGEAVIGGSYPAAVERLQRLCGRAGVSYRGHHALRHYAGTRLMREGATLDDVARHLGHSALETARIYAKWSEEGLRRRLSGW